A genomic region of Scyliorhinus canicula chromosome 4, sScyCan1.1, whole genome shotgun sequence contains the following coding sequences:
- the LOC119964451 gene encoding transmembrane protein 125, whose translation MPELSEIMSGRFPANPSRIQQSILEDQVELWWFQDLKRSILCYSVAVVLILGTGLGGIFLLSTATSKSSEWKLGVGTILCLLALGILLKQLLSSAIQDMNCMRNRTQIDKLRSGGLIDYLIILVAGLIILVCGYAMIILANSAPHSSGRPWSDMLIAGVASTLAGCIILLSLLIYSLIFKFCPHITASSPNGRVPSVYVISTDNTQVRPGELSSSTANLI comes from the coding sequence ATGCCGGAGCTTTCAGAGATCATGTCTGGCCGCTTCCCAGCAAATCCATCCCGGATCCAGCAGAGTATCCTAGAGGATCAGGTGGAATTGTGGTGGTTTCAAGATCTGAAAAGATCCATCCTGTGTTATTCTGTGGCTGTGGTCCTGATCCTAGGAACTGGACTGGGGGGAATTTTTTTATTGTCTACAGCCACTAGTAAATCGAGTGAATGGAAGCTGGGAGTAGGGACTATTCTGTGTCTCTTAGCTCTGGGCATCCTCTTAAAACAACTGCTGAGCTCTGCTATCCAGGATATGAACTGCATGAGGAACCGGACCCAGATTGACAAATTAAGGAGTGGAGGGTTGATTGATTACCTGATTATTTTAGTCGCCGGATTGATAATACTGGTCTGTGGTTATGCAATGATAATCCTGGCAAATTCCGCCCCTCATTCTTCAGGTAGACCCTGGAGCGACATGTTAATTGCAGGTGTTGCGAGTACATTAGCTGGTTGCATTATTCTCCTCTCACTCCTGATCTATAGTTTAATCTTCAAATTCTGTCCCCATATCACGGCCAGTTCTCCGAACGGCAGGGTTCCAAGTGTTTATGTCATATCAACAGACAATACACAGGTGAGGCCAGGGGAACTCTCCTCCAGTACAGCCAACCTGATATAA